A segment of the Devriesea agamarum genome:
ACGTGAGTAGACTCTCGAACATGGAGAGCACAACGCAGCAGGGGCACACCGGACCGACTCCCGAAGCGGAGAAGCTGTCCGAGGAGGCTATTTTCGAGATTCTTGGACGTCATTCTTTTGGGCGTCTTGCCGTGGCGACTTCTTACGAGCCCGATATATTCCCACTCAACTACGCCCTGGTCGGCAGGACGTTACTGTTTAAGACCGCCCCGGGCACGAAGCTGGTCGAACTGACGATCAACGCTAATGCAGCCTTTGAAGTTGATGACGTCAGCGCGCAGGGTGGCTGGTCCATTGTGGTTAAAGGCGCCACTCGGGTTCTTGAACGCGATGACGACATCGAACGTGCAGCGCAGGTCGAGTTACCCACATGGTTCCCCGGCGAGAAACACGTGTTCGTAGAACTCGATATCGAGTCGCTAAACGGGGTGCGCTTTACCGCCTGATGCCACCGCCTCAAAAGGGGTAACCCTCTCGGCGGAAGGGGCAACCTCTGAGCGGTTTATGGTGTTGAATGCTGACCCGCTTTGAGCGCGGCCGTGACGGCGTCAACTAAACGCTGCATACGGGTGTTGTCAGCAAGATCATCCAAAAGCACCACGGTGTGGGAGGCGTCCGCGAGTGGGATGCACCAGTTCGGGTATTCCTTATCTGTTCCTGGCTGGTTTTGAATGCGGGACTCTCCAACGCAATCCACCAGCGAAACCCCCAGTAGCATCGATGGCGCTGCACTGAGGTAAACGTGCAGGGCCTGCACAATATCTTCGAGATCGGGGGCATCTGCGATCAACCCACGCGCGTGCAGGTTGTCGATCACGCGCTGCCGTGCCGCCTGGTCGAGCTCCAGTTCGGTGTCCAGATCCCGCGTGAGCAGACCCAGCCGAGAGCGTAAACGCACATGATCGCCGTTGAGGTAGCCGGTGGTGGGTGGCAGATCGTGAGTGTTGACGGACGCTAGGCATAGACGGCGGAAGCGTTCGGGCGGTAGGGGGCGCTCGCCTTCGTTTTCAAACCAGAGGATTGAGGTTCCGAGGATGCCACGGTCGGACAGGTAGTCGCGTACCCAGGGCTCGAAGGTGCCGAGATCCTCGCCAATGATGATGGTGCCTGCCCGCTGGGCTTCGAGCGCAAGGATACCGATCATGGCTTCGTGGTCGTAAAAGACGTAGGCACCGTCGCTGGCGGCGTGTCCATCGGGAATCCACCACAGTCTGAACAGGCCGAGTATGTGGTCAATGCGCAACGCGCCAGCGTGACGCAGCACCGTGCGCAGCAAGTCGCGGAATGGGGCGTAGCCGTGCTGCGCAAGAGCTGTTGGATGCCAAGGGGGTTGACTCCAATTTTGGCCCTGTTGGTTGTACTGGTCTGCGGGGGCTCCGACAGATACCCCGGGGGCCAATACCTCGGCGAGGGTCCAGGCGTCGGCGCCGTAGCGGTGAACCCCCACGGCGAGATCGTGCATGATGCCGATGCGCATCCCCACATCGAGCGCGGTCTGCTGAGCGGCGGTGAGCTGCTCATGAAGGAGCCACTGCACCCAGCAATGGAAAGTGATGCGGCGAGCATACGTGTGCCGGGCAGTTTGCGCTGCGGGGCTAGTGGGGCTGGCGTATTTGCTAGACCAGACCGGGTCCTGTTCGTCGTGGATTTCCCGCAGGGCGCACCACAGGGCGAATCGTTCAAGTCCTTCGCCTTCACGCTGTCGGTATGCGTTAAAAGCGGCTTGTCTGCCAGCGCTTAGCCCAGCGCTGAAGATCATGTCCAGTGCTGCGAGCCGGGCGGTCAGGCTGCGGTTGCGGTCGAGGTGGTCGGCGTCGAGATTTAACTCGGACAGGTTGTACCGCAGCTGGTCGACGGCTCGGCGTTGATCGTCGGGCAGGCTGGCATACTCGGGCACGCTCTCAGGGCGGATGTAGAGGGCGCTGACAAAACGGCGAGTCGAGGGAAGGTAAGGCGATGCCTCAACGGGAGCGCACGGT
Coding sequences within it:
- a CDS encoding pyridoxamine 5'-phosphate oxidase family protein → MESTTQQGHTGPTPEAEKLSEEAIFEILGRHSFGRLAVATSYEPDIFPLNYALVGRTLLFKTAPGTKLVELTINANAAFEVDDVSAQGGWSIVVKGATRVLERDDDIERAAQVELPTWFPGEKHVFVELDIESLNGVRFTA
- the malQ gene encoding 4-alpha-glucanotransferase; the encoded protein is MPSDSSPGLPAIDTEALQALARELGVGTEYWGWDGVLRSVPEHTLCAVLAALGYPITSTADIDRARRQHTDNLFRRMLPPCMVVRIGRSESFPVHVRHTADVQVRIVLEDDTLRACEQVDDFTPPYEVDGVLHGQARFQLPADLPYGWHRIEADSEGTHATCTLAVVPDRITVHRDQLGSTQAWGVQTQLYSVRSAASWGIGDLTDLRDLAAIAGGQYGADFVLTNPLHAAEPCAPVEASPYLPSTRRFVSALYIRPESVPEYASLPDDQRRAVDQLRYNLSELNLDADHLDRNRSLTARLAALDMIFSAGLSAGRQAAFNAYRQREGEGLERFALWCALREIHDEQDPVWSSKYASPTSPAAQTARHTYARRITFHCWVQWLLHEQLTAAQQTALDVGMRIGIMHDLAVGVHRYGADAWTLAEVLAPGVSVGAPADQYNQQGQNWSQPPWHPTALAQHGYAPFRDLLRTVLRHAGALRIDHILGLFRLWWIPDGHAASDGAYVFYDHEAMIGILALEAQRAGTIIIGEDLGTFEPWVRDYLSDRGILGTSILWFENEGERPLPPERFRRLCLASVNTHDLPPTTGYLNGDHVRLRSRLGLLTRDLDTELELDQAARQRVIDNLHARGLIADAPDLEDIVQALHVYLSAAPSMLLGVSLVDCVGESRIQNQPGTDKEYPNWCIPLADASHTVVLLDDLADNTRMQRLVDAVTAALKAGQHSTP